The Oncorhynchus mykiss isolate Arlee chromosome 20, USDA_OmykA_1.1, whole genome shotgun sequence genome includes a region encoding these proteins:
- the casp7 gene encoding caspase-7 isoform X2, which translates to MQSGVALNEEPSKKNKDGKTREQDYSSESHYRIVSPTFQYKMSHQRVGKCIIINNKNFDEKTGMNVRNGTDRDAGELFKCFKSLGFDVCIYNDQTCEKMERLLREASEEDHSDSSCFACILLSHGEEGMIYGTDGAMPIKSMTSLFRGDMCKSLVGKPKLFFIQACRGSEFDDGIQTDSGPPNDTLETDANPRHKIPVEADFLFAYSTVPGYYSWRNPGRGSWFVQALCNVLNEFGKQLEIMQILTRVNYMVATSFESWSEDPRFSEKKQIPCVVSMLTKELYFN; encoded by the exons ATGCAGAGTGGCGTGGCGCTTAATGAGGAACCCAG TAAGAAGAATAAGGATGGCAAGACGCGGGAGCAGGACTACTCCTCTGAAAGCCATTACAGAATCGTTTCACCAACATTCCAGTATAAGATGAGCCACCAGCGAGTGGGCAAGTGCATCATAATCAACAACAAGAACTTTGACGAAAAGACGG GGATGAATGTACGCAATGGCACGGATCGAGACGCAGGCGAACTGTTTAAGTGCTTTAAGAGCCTGGGCTTCGACGTCTGCATCTACAACGACCAGACGTGTGAGAAGATGGAGCGTCTTCTCCGAGAGG ccTCAGAGGAGGACCACAGCGACAGCTCCTGCTTTGCTTGCATCCTGCTGAGTCACGGTGAGGAGGGTATGATCTATGGCACTGACGGAGCCATGCCCATCAAGAGCATGACCTCACTCTTCAGGGGTGACATGTGCAAGAGTCTAGTGGGCAAGCCCAAACTCTTCTTCATCCAG GCTTGTCGAGGTTCTGAGTTCGATGATGGCATACAGACTGATTCCGGGCCCCCCAATGATACCCTGGAAACGGATGCAAATCCCAGGCACAAGATTCCTGTCGAGGCAGACTTCCTTTTTGCCTACTCCACCGTGCCAG GGTACTATTCGTGGAGGAACCCTGGGCGCGGCTCCTGGtttgtccaggcactctgcaacGTCCTCAATGAGTTTGGTAAGCAGCTGGAGATCATGCAGATCCTCACACGTGTCAACTACATGGTAGCCACCAGCTTCGAGTCCTGGTCCGAGGACCCACGTTTCAGCGAGAAGAAGCAGATCCCCTGCGTGGTCTCCATGCTGACCAAGGAGCTGTATTTTAACTGA
- the casp7 gene encoding caspase-7 isoform X3, whose protein sequence is MTLMPHLKIKKNKDGKTREQDYSSESHYRIVSPTFQYKMSHQRVGKCIIINNKNFDEKTGMNVRNGTDRDAGELFKCFKSLGFDVCIYNDQTCEKMERLLREASEEDHSDSSCFACILLSHGEEGMIYGTDGAMPIKSMTSLFRGDMCKSLVGKPKLFFIQACRGSEFDDGIQTDSGPPNDTLETDANPRHKIPVEADFLFAYSTVPGYYSWRNPGRGSWFVQALCNVLNEFGKQLEIMQILTRVNYMVATSFESWSEDPRFSEKKQIPCVVSMLTKELYFN, encoded by the exons ATGACATTAATGCCTCATTTGAAAAT TAAGAAGAATAAGGATGGCAAGACGCGGGAGCAGGACTACTCCTCTGAAAGCCATTACAGAATCGTTTCACCAACATTCCAGTATAAGATGAGCCACCAGCGAGTGGGCAAGTGCATCATAATCAACAACAAGAACTTTGACGAAAAGACGG GGATGAATGTACGCAATGGCACGGATCGAGACGCAGGCGAACTGTTTAAGTGCTTTAAGAGCCTGGGCTTCGACGTCTGCATCTACAACGACCAGACGTGTGAGAAGATGGAGCGTCTTCTCCGAGAGG ccTCAGAGGAGGACCACAGCGACAGCTCCTGCTTTGCTTGCATCCTGCTGAGTCACGGTGAGGAGGGTATGATCTATGGCACTGACGGAGCCATGCCCATCAAGAGCATGACCTCACTCTTCAGGGGTGACATGTGCAAGAGTCTAGTGGGCAAGCCCAAACTCTTCTTCATCCAG GCTTGTCGAGGTTCTGAGTTCGATGATGGCATACAGACTGATTCCGGGCCCCCCAATGATACCCTGGAAACGGATGCAAATCCCAGGCACAAGATTCCTGTCGAGGCAGACTTCCTTTTTGCCTACTCCACCGTGCCAG GGTACTATTCGTGGAGGAACCCTGGGCGCGGCTCCTGGtttgtccaggcactctgcaacGTCCTCAATGAGTTTGGTAAGCAGCTGGAGATCATGCAGATCCTCACACGTGTCAACTACATGGTAGCCACCAGCTTCGAGTCCTGGTCCGAGGACCCACGTTTCAGCGAGAAGAAGCAGATCCCCTGCGTGGTCTCCATGCTGACCAAGGAGCTGTATTTTAACTGA
- the casp7 gene encoding caspase-7 isoform X4, translating to MVSDKKNKDGKTREQDYSSESHYRIVSPTFQYKMSHQRVGKCIIINNKNFDEKTGMNVRNGTDRDAGELFKCFKSLGFDVCIYNDQTCEKMERLLREASEEDHSDSSCFACILLSHGEEGMIYGTDGAMPIKSMTSLFRGDMCKSLVGKPKLFFIQACRGSEFDDGIQTDSGPPNDTLETDANPRHKIPVEADFLFAYSTVPGYYSWRNPGRGSWFVQALCNVLNEFGKQLEIMQILTRVNYMVATSFESWSEDPRFSEKKQIPCVVSMLTKELYFN from the exons ATGGTCTCTGA TAAGAAGAATAAGGATGGCAAGACGCGGGAGCAGGACTACTCCTCTGAAAGCCATTACAGAATCGTTTCACCAACATTCCAGTATAAGATGAGCCACCAGCGAGTGGGCAAGTGCATCATAATCAACAACAAGAACTTTGACGAAAAGACGG GGATGAATGTACGCAATGGCACGGATCGAGACGCAGGCGAACTGTTTAAGTGCTTTAAGAGCCTGGGCTTCGACGTCTGCATCTACAACGACCAGACGTGTGAGAAGATGGAGCGTCTTCTCCGAGAGG ccTCAGAGGAGGACCACAGCGACAGCTCCTGCTTTGCTTGCATCCTGCTGAGTCACGGTGAGGAGGGTATGATCTATGGCACTGACGGAGCCATGCCCATCAAGAGCATGACCTCACTCTTCAGGGGTGACATGTGCAAGAGTCTAGTGGGCAAGCCCAAACTCTTCTTCATCCAG GCTTGTCGAGGTTCTGAGTTCGATGATGGCATACAGACTGATTCCGGGCCCCCCAATGATACCCTGGAAACGGATGCAAATCCCAGGCACAAGATTCCTGTCGAGGCAGACTTCCTTTTTGCCTACTCCACCGTGCCAG GGTACTATTCGTGGAGGAACCCTGGGCGCGGCTCCTGGtttgtccaggcactctgcaacGTCCTCAATGAGTTTGGTAAGCAGCTGGAGATCATGCAGATCCTCACACGTGTCAACTACATGGTAGCCACCAGCTTCGAGTCCTGGTCCGAGGACCCACGTTTCAGCGAGAAGAAGCAGATCCCCTGCGTGGTCTCCATGCTGACCAAGGAGCTGTATTTTAACTGA